The nucleotide sequence AACTTGTTGATGGTGAGAATATGATCAAATCCAGATCTTCACGCAAAAGCTGATGGAAGAAAGCACAAGCTAACTATATCACAAGGTCCAGAACCGCATACTCTAATAACATAACAGTAGTCATTGAGAGAAACAGGTTGAAACCTTTTCAAAAGAGGAGTAGAAAGAGGATCAACATCAACAAAGAAGTCAACATCAAACAGAATTAAAGCTAACCAACCAACATAAAAGATCTTAAATTGCTACATTCATGCAGATTTTATCTGCTTATTCGTTAGAGAGCTTCCGGCGCTTGTACTTCACCATTACTTTGCCTTTGACACCGACAACCATTGCATTCCAGTCAATTTCAGGGAAAGGCGAGATCAATTCGAACTCAAAATTTCTCAGCAAGTGGCTCCATATTGCTTTTATCTGCAGATAAGCAAATGGTTCCCCAAGACAACCATGCCTGCCTCCACCAAAAGAAATATACGAGAACGCTCCTGCTACCTTGTCTTCATCTCGACCAGGAGTAAACCTATCAGGGTCATAGGTATCTGGGTTCTTGTAGACATGTGGCAGCCTGTTTGCAAAAGCAGGTGATGTCGCAACGATATGACCCTTAGGAATGTCATACTCTTTTCCTTCCCGGGTTTTAACAGTGAAATCACTATGCGAACTACGTAGAAGCATTATCAGTGGAGGATGGAGTCTCAGGGCTTCCTTTATGCATCTGTAGAGGACTTCCATCTCGGAAAGGATGTCATGATCGACCTTATTCCCAtgtttcttcatcagattcttCTGTTCATCTACGACGGCAGACATGTACTTGTTGTTGCAAAGGAGGTATGCCCCTGTCCAAGTGGAGGTGATAGAACTGGTGTGCTGCCCAGCGAAAAGAGCAGCAATCAGAAGACCAGTGATCTCAGAATCTGTTGTTGCCCGTCCATCTTTGTACTTGGAGTCAATGAAGCATTGTAACATATCAGACTCTGCCTTGCCTGTACGTTTTCGAGAATCTATGATGTTTGCAAAGATCTCCGCGAGCTTCTTGCGTGCATTGTCACGACGGCGATGGGCTGGAATGGGGAGGTACGGAAAGATTACACTGATAGGGAGCATCCCATTGTCCAAGTCATGGAAGAGAGCAGACACATCCTCGAAGAGTTTATTGCGAACCTCTTCTCCCAACAGACATCTACTAGCTGTCAGTATGATAAGATGCTCCAGTTCATACTTCAAGTCCACTTCACCACTATCAccccattttgagaagtactcCTGCATTTGCCATGCGCAAGAACAACAAACCCTTTCAATCAAATTAATTATGCAAAGTCCATATGTATTGGGCAAacagtacaaaaccattcttccaTACTTTTCCTCCACCAATGATTGCATGCATCATTAACTGAGGTTTCCCTGGTGAAATGAAAAAAGGGCTAATTCACACTAAAAGTGTTGCGAATACTTGTTAACAATTATCTCCACGTTATCCCCAACTGAAGGGCAAAAGTTGTGGTCAAGCAAATGAAAGGAACATACTAATTGCATGAGAATATAGATCTTGCAATATGATCTACTGAAAAAGTAGGAAACTTGATCACGATCTTAGTTACAGTAACAAATGCATCATGCATTTCTTACTAGGCCAAGGATCTAGTAGGGGATTCTTGTAAAACCAGTGAGAAGCCAAACTAAAATTAATCATAAGAAAAAACAATAGAAGTTAAAAGGGTGGGAAAGAAATAACGATCCAAGATCATAAAAGAATTTCAGAGATCCAAGGACATTATCCTAAATATAAATTACAGTGAATTACAGTGACACAGGTCAACTCATCTGCAGAAACACAATTAGAGCACATAGATATTGTCCCTCTGTCACTATTTTCAGATGAAATAGGCACGCAAAGTCCAATTTAGCAAAGTATGACTTAAAACTGAATTAAACATATTACTATTGTGTACAATAAATGTGACAGAAATTCTTTTTAGTACCTCAGCTTCCATAACCATCTGATCCACATATCCCTTCAACTTATTTACCCTCAAAGCCTCAGTAAAGAACCTGAATTGTTCTTGCCTAATAGTATAATCAACATCAAAAACCACACCAGGGCCAAAAGTAGGCACATTGAACTGATAAACCTCTTGTTGGCTGAGATCGGTTTCTGGAGCCTTAAAGAAATGGGCCGACACTTCTGGGCCGATGAAGAACGTGATGTTCTTGTTCAGCAGATTCAGAGTGAACACACTACCAAGCTTAGGGTACTCCTCCCTCAGCATAACCACTGGGCCTTTGAGGAATCGAAGCAACCCACCGAGAATTGGCCAGGATTTGATCACTGGAGGCAGCCGCTTCTTAGATCTGGGCATAATTAATGCTGATATGAGTTTGGCTACCACTAGGGTCACTACTAGCAGCAGCCCTACGTTCAAAATCTTGTTATCCCCTAACTCCATTGCTGTGGCTTATTCAATAAATAAAACCTGCAATTTAAAGAAAAAGACGGAGACGGAGACTTTAGTTGGAATTCAAATGATTTGAGATAAAAAAAGAGTGAATCACATTGCAGAATATAAAGATCTGAGATTCCAAAGCTGTCAAAAAACAGAAAAAGTGTGTGTGTCTGTGTGCTTagaagaaaattaaagaagaagaagaagaagaagaacaagcaGAGACCTGAATGAAGAATCAAAAGATTAAGAGAGGCTCATAGTCATAATGGAGGCGCACTTCTGTTGAGATCCTTTCACTCCTTTGCCTGCCTCTATCTATAGAGCTGTAGATTCAGTCTACTGACTGACTGCTGACCGTGCACAgctgttttttttatttatttgttctttttttaaaaagaaatacaGGAGAGTTTGAGTTGGATCTGGATTGTTGGGTATCTTATTTTTCCTCTGTTCTTGTTTTTTCTAATTaaaagtgggcgtttggacataagaattgtaaaattccaaaaaaaagcatgaaaaaataatttttttaaattttaaaaattttcaaaatgcatcttcaagtaaaaaataaaaattatacgaACAAACgctaattttgaaaaaaaaaataaataaagaaaaagaaaaaatttcttatgtccaaacgggctctaagtgcACGGAACTTGGGAGGGTGGTAATAATTAAaagatttttacattcctatgtcATATAGTAAACTATATTACCTTTCATgcttaacttttaatataattacctTTTATATATctaattaccatttatgtacattttaggCGTTTTAATGATATTAATTAGTCTTCTAATTTAACTCTACCGTATATTCCAACTCCCCCCAAGTTTCTCTCTCCAAATCTCACCCCAACCACACCCCACTATTTCCTCTTCAATCACCCACTATTTTCTCTTCTAAAACCAGCAAAAATCTGTAACAcatccaccattgacaaccattaaaaagctttgaaactttgaattcgaatttgggttttcaaaagacattgtttatttggattggatgttgCTGCAAAGAATGATGTTGctgcaaagaattgagaattctctttacgtctctctctatctctcaatcccaaatttcagtaatgtaaagcaaaggaaaagagagaatagcaattccaccattgacagctattaaaaagctttgaaactttgaattcgaaattgggttttcaaaaatcattatttgtttggattgagtgttgttgcaaataattgggaatatggtttgaagtttatatcttaattttgagggattttggtgaagattagacttggttttggctgaatttcagattgaaactcgaagaagaagaagaagacatgacatacattatattgcaaaaattatagaaaaatgtattctgttgtttatttatttttcttttattcatttaaatagtatgaaaat is from Nicotiana tabacum cultivar K326 chromosome 18, ASM71507v2, whole genome shotgun sequence and encodes:
- the LOC107779000 gene encoding sterol 14-demethylase-like (The RefSeq protein has 4 substitutions compared to this genomic sequence), coding for MELGDYKILNVGLLLVVTLVVAKLISALIMPRSKKRLPPVIKSWPILGGLLRFLKGPVVMLREEYPKLGSVFTLNLLNKNITFFIGPEVSAHFFKAPETDLSQQEVYQFNVPTFGPGVVFDVDYTIRQEQFRFFTEALRVNKLKGYVDHMVMEAEEYFSKWGDSGEMDLKYELEHLIILTASRCLLGEEVRNKLFEDVSALFHDLDNGMLPISVIFPYLPIPAHRRRDNARKKLAEIFANIIDSRKRTGKAESDMLQCFIDSKYKDGRATTDSEITGLLIAALFAGQHTSSITSTWTGAYLLCNNKYMSAVVDEQKNLMKKHGNKVDHDILSEMEVLYRCIKEVLRLHPPLIMLLRSSHSDFTVKTREGKEYDIPKGHIVATSPAFANRLPHVYKNPDTYDPDRFTPGRDEDKVAGAFSYISFGGGRHGCLGEPFAYLQIKAIWSHLLRNFEFELISPFPEIDWNAMVVGVKGKVMVKYKRRKLSNE